In Streptomyces thermolilacinus SPC6, a single genomic region encodes these proteins:
- a CDS encoding MarR family winged helix-turn-helix transcriptional regulator: MHHTDSRGGVRDEDFLRLDHQICFSLHAATRAFNGVYRVALKELGLTYPQYLVMLVLWEHGELPVKRIGEHLRLDSGTLSPLLKRLEAAGYVERRRSPEDERSVTVRPTRSGTALRERALGVPRRMAEVTGLSLDEIRDLRTRLRDLATALDEAARDLEAPGDGTR, encoded by the coding sequence ATGCACCACACGGACTCGCGCGGAGGCGTAAGGGACGAGGACTTCCTCCGCCTCGACCACCAGATCTGCTTCTCGCTGCACGCCGCGACCCGCGCCTTCAACGGCGTCTACCGCGTCGCCCTCAAGGAGCTGGGCCTCACCTACCCGCAGTACCTGGTGATGCTGGTGCTGTGGGAGCACGGCGAGCTGCCCGTGAAGCGCATCGGCGAGCATCTGCGCCTCGACTCCGGCACGCTCTCGCCGCTGCTGAAGCGGCTGGAGGCGGCCGGGTACGTGGAGCGCCGCCGCAGCCCCGAGGACGAGCGGTCCGTGACCGTGCGGCCCACCCGGTCCGGCACGGCCCTGCGGGAACGGGCGCTGGGCGTGCCGCGCCGGATGGCGGAGGTGACCGGGCTGAGCCTGGACGAGATCCGCGACTTGCGCACCCGCCTGCGGGACCTGGCCACCGCCCTGGACGAGGCGGCACGGGACCTGGAGGCGCCCGGCGACGGGACCCGGTAG
- a CDS encoding SCO4226 family nickel-binding protein: MGTYMDVHHGFEGITGEQLRAAHQADLDNEKKEGVHFERAWADPESGTVYCLSTGPSKEAVQRVHEIAGHKADEIHELRIEL; the protein is encoded by the coding sequence ATGGGCACGTACATGGACGTTCACCACGGGTTCGAGGGCATCACCGGGGAGCAGCTGCGGGCGGCTCACCAGGCGGACCTCGACAACGAGAAGAAGGAGGGCGTGCACTTCGAGCGGGCCTGGGCCGACCCCGAGTCCGGCACGGTGTACTGCCTCTCCACGGGGCCGTCGAAGGAGGCCGTGCAGCGCGTCCACGAGATCGCAGGGCACAAGGCCGACGAGATCCACGAGCTGCGGATCGAGCTCTGA
- a CDS encoding organic hydroperoxide resistance protein, with protein sequence MDALYTAVATANGREGRAVSSDGQIDLPLGFPKALGGNGQGTNPEQLFAAGYAACFASAMGAIGRQEKIDVKDASVTAEVSIGKDTDGGFGLAVVMRVELPDHLQGEAGRELLEKTHAYCPYSKATRGNIDVEIVVE encoded by the coding sequence ATGGACGCCCTGTACACCGCCGTCGCCACCGCCAACGGCCGCGAGGGCCGCGCCGTCAGCTCCGACGGCCAGATAGACCTGCCGCTCGGCTTCCCGAAGGCCCTCGGCGGCAACGGCCAGGGCACCAACCCGGAGCAGCTCTTCGCCGCCGGCTACGCCGCGTGCTTCGCCAGCGCCATGGGCGCGATCGGCCGCCAGGAGAAGATCGACGTCAAGGACGCCTCCGTCACGGCCGAGGTGAGCATCGGCAAGGACACCGACGGCGGCTTCGGCCTCGCCGTGGTGATGCGCGTCGAGCTGCCGGACCACCTCCAGGGCGAGGCGGGCCGCGAGCTGCTGGAGAAGACCCACGCGTACTGCCCGTACTCCAAGGCGACGCGCGGCAACATCGACGTGGAGATCGTCGTCGAGTGA
- a CDS encoding rod shape-determining protein — protein MTVSLEQLRRCHVAVDLGAARTRVFVKGAGLVVDEPSVAAVNTRTGGLIAVGAFAERMTGRTPGYIRVVRPVSGGSVVDIDMAQRMLRSLLGERLRRQLRRKPLLRAAACTPHDCDPLAQRATVETLVGLGARRVELVDTLIAAAVGCGLPVAEPTATMILVCGAATTQVAVLSMGSIVTAERIPVGGHAIDHAVIQYLRHQHQLMLPSQSVRPLHLALHGNGLTAQGPAATEIHGRDVATGLARSVVVETAAVRQAIHTPLTAVLDGIGRVLRDCPPDLVADLADRGITMVGGSARLPGLDQMLRDATGMPVQIADRPDVCAVLGLGEMLEGRVEPLALDPLAGAR, from the coding sequence GTGACCGTCAGTCTTGAGCAGCTCCGCCGCTGCCACGTCGCCGTCGACCTCGGGGCCGCCAGGACCCGCGTCTTCGTGAAGGGGGCCGGGCTCGTCGTGGACGAGCCGAGCGTGGCCGCCGTGAACACCCGTACGGGCGGGCTGATCGCGGTCGGCGCGTTCGCCGAGCGGATGACCGGCCGCACGCCCGGCTACATCCGCGTCGTACGGCCCGTGTCGGGCGGCAGTGTCGTGGACATCGACATGGCGCAGCGGATGCTCCGCAGCCTCCTCGGGGAGCGGCTGCGCCGGCAGCTGCGCCGCAAGCCGCTGCTGCGGGCCGCCGCGTGCACCCCGCACGACTGCGACCCGCTCGCCCAGCGCGCGACCGTCGAGACGCTGGTGGGCCTGGGGGCCCGGCGGGTGGAGCTGGTGGACACGCTGATCGCGGCGGCGGTCGGCTGCGGGCTGCCCGTGGCCGAGCCGACCGCGACGATGATCCTCGTCTGCGGGGCCGCGACGACGCAGGTGGCCGTGTTGTCGATGGGCTCGATCGTGACGGCGGAGCGCATCCCGGTGGGCGGCCACGCCATCGACCACGCGGTCATCCAGTACCTGCGCCACCAGCACCAGCTGATGCTGCCGAGCCAGTCCGTGCGGCCGCTGCACCTGGCGCTGCACGGCAACGGCCTCACCGCCCAGGGGCCGGCCGCCACGGAGATCCACGGACGGGACGTGGCGACGGGCCTGGCGAGGTCGGTCGTCGTGGAGACCGCCGCCGTGCGCCAGGCGATCCACACGCCGCTCACCGCCGTCCTCGACGGCATCGGGCGGGTGCTGCGGGACTGTCCGCCCGACCTGGTGGCGGACCTCGCGGACCGGGGCATCACGATGGTCGGCGGCAGCGCGCGGCTGCCCGGCCTGGACCAGATGCTGCGTGACGCGACCGGGATGCCCGTGCAGATCGCGGACCGGCCGGACGTCTGCGCGGTCCTCGGCCTGGGCGAGATGCTGGAGGGCCGGGTCGAGCCGCTCGCCCTGGACCCGCTGGCGGGCGCACGCTGA
- a CDS encoding acyl-CoA synthetase translates to MSSLFPALTAPPDGDRPALRFGARALTYGELRAAAGALVPRLTGARRVAVWAAPSAETAVAVVAALLAGVPAVPLNPRTGERELAHILTDSAPALVLAAPGDDLPAPLAALPRVDVTPDAREDGPLPAEPDAEAPALIVYTSGTTGPPKGAVLPRRALAASLDALADAWAWTADDVLVHALPLFHVHGLVLGVLGPLRRGGGVRHLGRFTPEGVARELADGGTMLFGVPTMYHRLAEALGTDEALVKALAGARLLVSGSAALPLPDHERITAATGRRVVERYGMTETLMNTSVRADTPPHRPGSVGTPLPGVGLRLVRDDGTPITAYDGETIGEVQVRGPNLFSGYLNRPEATAAAFDGDWFRTGDMAVRDPEGSLRLVGRRATDLIKSGGFKIGAGEIENVLLAHPGVREAAVTGEPDPDLGERVVAWIVPADPAAPPPPGELADHVAGQLAPHKRPRAVRYLEALPRNDMGKVMKRALHG, encoded by the coding sequence GTGAGTTCCCTCTTTCCGGCGCTCACCGCACCCCCGGACGGCGACCGCCCGGCCCTGCGGTTCGGTGCGCGCGCCCTGACCTACGGCGAACTGCGCGCCGCCGCCGGAGCCCTGGTGCCCCGCCTGACCGGCGCCCGGCGGGTCGCGGTGTGGGCGGCGCCCTCCGCCGAGACCGCCGTCGCCGTGGTCGCCGCGCTGCTCGCCGGTGTCCCCGCCGTACCGCTCAATCCGCGCACCGGCGAGCGGGAGCTGGCCCACATCCTCACCGACAGTGCTCCCGCCCTGGTGCTCGCCGCGCCCGGCGACGACCTTCCCGCCCCGCTCGCCGCGCTGCCGCGCGTCGATGTCACGCCCGACGCGCGCGAGGACGGGCCGCTGCCCGCCGAACCGGACGCGGAGGCGCCCGCGCTGATCGTCTACACGTCCGGGACGACCGGCCCGCCGAAGGGCGCGGTCCTGCCCCGCCGGGCCCTCGCGGCGAGCCTCGACGCCCTCGCCGACGCCTGGGCGTGGACCGCCGACGACGTCCTGGTCCACGCCCTGCCGCTGTTCCACGTCCACGGGCTGGTCCTCGGCGTCCTCGGCCCGCTGCGGCGCGGCGGCGGTGTCCGGCACCTGGGCCGGTTCACCCCCGAGGGCGTCGCGCGGGAGCTGGCGGACGGCGGGACCATGCTGTTCGGCGTGCCGACCATGTACCACCGCCTGGCGGAGGCGCTCGGCACGGACGAGGCTCTGGTCAAGGCGCTCGCGGGCGCCCGGCTGCTGGTCTCGGGCTCCGCCGCGCTGCCGCTCCCCGACCACGAGCGGATCACCGCCGCGACGGGACGGCGGGTCGTCGAGCGGTACGGCATGACGGAGACGCTCATGAACACGAGCGTCCGCGCCGACACGCCCCCGCACCGCCCCGGCTCCGTCGGCACGCCGCTGCCCGGCGTCGGCCTGCGGCTGGTGCGGGACGACGGGACGCCGATCACCGCGTACGACGGGGAGACCATCGGCGAGGTGCAGGTGCGCGGACCGAACCTGTTCAGCGGCTACCTGAACCGGCCCGAGGCCACGGCCGCCGCGTTCGACGGGGACTGGTTCAGGACCGGCGACATGGCCGTGCGGGACCCGGAGGGGTCGCTGCGGCTCGTGGGGCGGCGGGCCACGGACCTCATCAAGAGCGGTGGCTTCAAGATAGGCGCGGGTGAGATCGAGAACGTCCTGCTGGCCCACCCGGGCGTGCGGGAGGCCGCCGTGACGGGCGAACCGGACCCGGACCTCGGGGAGCGGGTCGTGGCGTGGATCGTCCCGGCGGACCCGGCCGCTCCCCCGCCGCCCGGCGAGCTCGCCGACCATGTGGCGGGGCAGCTGGCCCCGCACAAGCGGCCGCGTGCGGTGCGGTACCTGGAGGCGCTGCCCCGCAACGACATGGGCAAGGTCATGAAGCGGGCCCTCCATGGCTGA
- a CDS encoding carboxyl transferase domain-containing protein, with amino-acid sequence MAEAAAARLTARAAIALVTDAFTEHGAPPPEPGARRTPNGPDGPLGWDGYGAARARAAERTGESESVVFGEAEVAGVRCALLAFEFGFLGGSLGERTGDRLCAAYRLARERGMPLVSLVATGGSRMQEGMVALTQLQRVARETVLLREAGLPHVSVLRDPATGGGWATVGAGADVVLALPRAQIGFAGARVRPVEADPTAYTAEGQLAAGQVDAVVPPAELRAVLGRWLTGLTRPAPGTVPPPTVPGRGSEAIAESGWEAVRRARDADRPRAEAYLEAYFDVLLPLTGDRCGGTDPGMLCGVGLRDGHGVVYAAQCGTATRPAGYRTAARAVRLADRLGLPVLTLVDTPGAANDDAAERAGAGAAIAEVFAAVAGARVPVTTLVVGEGGSGGALALAAPGNTWATRDSYFSVIAPELAAAILKRPPEEAPHTAEQLRLRPQDLVELGVVRGIV; translated from the coding sequence ATGGCTGAGGCGGCCGCGGCCAGGCTGACCGCCCGCGCGGCGATCGCGCTGGTGACCGACGCGTTCACGGAACACGGCGCGCCGCCCCCGGAGCCTGGCGCGCGGCGCACACCTAACGGGCCCGACGGGCCGCTGGGGTGGGACGGGTACGGGGCGGCGCGCGCCAGGGCTGCGGAGCGGACCGGTGAGAGCGAGTCCGTCGTGTTCGGCGAGGCCGAGGTGGCGGGCGTGCGGTGCGCGCTGCTGGCGTTCGAGTTCGGCTTCCTCGGCGGGTCGCTGGGCGAGCGCACCGGCGACCGGCTGTGCGCGGCGTACCGGCTGGCGCGGGAGCGGGGCATGCCGCTGGTGTCGCTGGTCGCGACGGGCGGCAGCCGCATGCAGGAGGGCATGGTCGCGCTGACGCAGTTGCAGCGGGTGGCCCGCGAGACGGTGCTGCTGCGGGAGGCCGGGCTGCCGCATGTGTCGGTGCTGCGGGACCCGGCGACCGGCGGCGGCTGGGCGACGGTCGGGGCGGGCGCGGACGTCGTACTGGCGCTGCCGCGGGCGCAGATCGGTTTCGCCGGGGCGCGGGTGCGGCCCGTGGAAGCGGATCCGACGGCGTACACGGCGGAGGGCCAGCTCGCGGCGGGGCAGGTGGACGCGGTGGTCCCGCCCGCCGAGCTGCGGGCCGTACTGGGACGGTGGCTGACCGGGCTGACCCGGCCCGCGCCCGGCACGGTGCCCCCGCCGACCGTACCGGGGCGTGGCAGCGAGGCGATCGCGGAGAGCGGCTGGGAGGCGGTGCGCCGGGCGCGTGACGCCGACCGGCCGCGCGCGGAGGCGTACCTGGAGGCGTACTTCGACGTGCTGCTGCCGCTGACCGGCGACCGGTGCGGCGGCACGGACCCCGGCATGCTGTGCGGGGTCGGTCTGCGCGACGGGCACGGCGTCGTGTACGCGGCGCAGTGCGGTACGGCGACGCGGCCCGCCGGGTACCGCACGGCGGCGCGGGCCGTACGGCTCGCGGACCGGCTGGGCCTGCCGGTGCTGACCCTGGTGGACACGCCGGGCGCGGCCAACGACGACGCGGCGGAGCGGGCCGGTGCGGGCGCGGCCATCGCGGAGGTGTTCGCGGCGGTCGCCGGGGCGCGGGTGCCGGTGACGACGCTGGTCGTAGGGGAGGGCGGCTCGGGCGGCGCGCTGGCCCTGGCGGCGCCGGGCAACACCTGGGCGACGCGCGACAGCTACTTCTCGGTGATCGCCCCGGAGCTGGCCGCCGCGATACTCAAGCGCCCGCCGGAGGAGGCGCCCCACACGGCGGAGCAGCTGCGCCTGCGGCCCCAGGACCTGGTGGAACTGGGGGTCGTACGGGGCATCGTCTGA
- a CDS encoding SCO2400 family protein produces MDYCHECRRHLNGALACAGCGRPAEELRHDDPAPPAPDHVFELARDEEGPRPAARRAQAPDSARSPGRAQSRRAARAADGRRARRRQGRALLLATTGLVLVAGAVSLASLALEDRPDGPATSVREDDLALPAPLPEPSRSTHGAADPDEIEVTPSASAPSGGSFAPDSAGDGEGGSSGTPRSSDPASGGEATGSGPGAGPGPGQGSPGSGGGSGKEELKNPGGQKPPASPSASATAVPPPPGDEPETRPTASGDPTPTPTPTATPEPPEKCTPWLWWCF; encoded by the coding sequence ATGGATTACTGCCACGAGTGCCGGCGGCACCTCAACGGGGCGCTGGCCTGCGCCGGATGCGGCAGGCCCGCCGAGGAGCTGCGGCACGACGACCCCGCGCCGCCCGCGCCGGACCACGTCTTCGAGCTGGCCCGCGACGAGGAGGGGCCGCGCCCGGCGGCCCGTCGAGCCCAGGCGCCGGACAGCGCGCGGTCGCCGGGCCGTGCCCAGTCGCGCCGTGCCGCGCGGGCGGCGGACGGGCGGCGGGCGCGTCGCCGTCAGGGGCGGGCCTTACTGCTCGCCACGACCGGTCTCGTCCTGGTGGCGGGTGCCGTGAGCCTGGCGTCGCTGGCGCTGGAGGACCGCCCCGACGGACCGGCCACCTCCGTACGGGAGGACGACCTCGCCCTCCCGGCGCCGCTGCCCGAACCGTCGCGGAGCACGCACGGGGCGGCGGACCCCGACGAGATCGAGGTGACGCCCTCCGCGTCCGCCCCCTCGGGCGGCTCCTTCGCCCCCGACTCCGCCGGTGACGGCGAGGGCGGCTCCTCCGGTACGCCCCGGTCGTCAGACCCCGCGTCCGGCGGCGAGGCGACGGGCTCCGGGCCCGGCGCCGGTCCGGGCCCCGGCCAGGGCTCGCCGGGGAGCGGCGGCGGGTCCGGCAAGGAGGAGCTGAAGAACCCGGGCGGCCAGAAGCCGCCCGCCTCCCCGTCGGCGTCGGCCACGGCTGTGCCCCCGCCGCCCGGCGACGAGCCGGAGACGCGGCCCACGGCGTCCGGCGACCCCACCCCGACCCCCACGCCGACGGCGACCCCCGAACCGCCGGAGAAGTGCACGCCCTGGCTCTGGTGGTGCTTCTAG
- a CDS encoding aminotransferase class I/II-fold pyridoxal phosphate-dependent enzyme, producing MTTSPTTDAIGTSGTGTGSEAPGLARLAALGGEIRARYAALKGRGLALDLTRGKPSPAQLDLSTGLLDLGADRLGPAGAGADHRNYGGLHGLPELRAIFAEALRVPVGQLLAIGNSSLALMHDTLIHALLFGVPGSVRPWGGERTAVLCPVPGYDRHFALCEKFGIEMIPVPMGDDGPDMDEVERLAAEDPGVRGIWCVPTYSNPTGAVYGEETARRLAAMPTAAPDFRVLWDDAYAVHHLTDEPAAAPDILALCAEHGHPDRAFVYGSTSKITFAGAGVAFFGSSPANVEWLTGHLARRTIGPDKLNQLRHALFLRDAEGLRAHMAEHRALLRPRFDLVERVLRERLGGLGVATWSRPAGGYFVSLDVPDGCARRTVRLAAEAGIRLTPAGATFPYGKDPRDRNIRIAPTYPTLDELGTAMEGLAVCVLLAALERSGQPEGPEGPEGPEGATG from the coding sequence ATGACCACCAGCCCCACCACCGACGCCATAGGGACATCCGGCACCGGGACCGGCTCCGAAGCCCCCGGCCTCGCGCGTCTCGCCGCTCTCGGCGGGGAGATCCGCGCCCGGTACGCCGCGCTCAAGGGGCGTGGCCTGGCCCTCGACCTGACGCGCGGCAAGCCTTCGCCCGCGCAGCTCGACCTGTCCACGGGCCTGCTGGACCTCGGCGCCGACCGCCTCGGGCCCGCGGGCGCGGGCGCCGACCACCGCAACTACGGGGGCCTGCACGGTCTGCCCGAGCTGCGCGCCATTTTCGCGGAGGCCCTGCGCGTCCCCGTCGGCCAGCTGCTGGCCATCGGCAACTCCAGCCTGGCCCTCATGCACGACACACTGATCCACGCCCTGCTGTTCGGCGTGCCCGGTTCGGTGCGGCCGTGGGGCGGGGAGCGGACGGCCGTGCTGTGTCCGGTGCCCGGCTACGACCGGCACTTCGCGCTCTGCGAGAAGTTCGGCATCGAGATGATCCCGGTGCCGATGGGTGACGACGGGCCCGACATGGACGAGGTGGAGCGGCTCGCCGCCGAGGACCCCGGCGTCCGGGGCATCTGGTGCGTCCCCACGTACAGCAACCCGACGGGCGCCGTGTACGGCGAGGAGACCGCGCGCCGGCTGGCCGCCATGCCGACCGCCGCACCCGACTTCCGCGTCCTGTGGGACGACGCGTACGCGGTGCACCACCTCACCGACGAACCGGCGGCGGCGCCGGACATCCTGGCCCTGTGCGCCGAGCACGGCCACCCTGACCGGGCGTTCGTCTACGGCTCCACCTCGAAGATCACCTTCGCGGGCGCGGGTGTCGCCTTCTTCGGCTCGTCGCCCGCCAACGTGGAGTGGCTGACCGGGCACCTGGCCCGCCGGACCATCGGCCCGGACAAGCTCAACCAGCTGCGGCACGCCCTGTTCCTGCGGGACGCCGAAGGGCTGCGGGCGCACATGGCGGAGCACCGGGCGCTGCTGCGGCCCCGCTTCGACCTGGTGGAGCGGGTGCTGCGGGAGCGGCTCGGCGGCCTGGGCGTGGCCACCTGGTCACGGCCCGCGGGCGGGTACTTCGTCAGCCTCGACGTTCCGGACGGCTGCGCGCGGCGGACGGTGCGGCTGGCGGCGGAGGCGGGCATCCGGCTCACCCCGGCGGGCGCCACGTTCCCGTACGGGAAGGACCCCCGGGACCGGAACATCCGGATCGCCCCCACCTATCCGACGCTCGACGAGCTGGGGACGGCGATGGAGGGCCTGGCTGTGTGCGTCCTCCTCGCGGCCCTTGAGCGGTCCGGGCAGCCGGAGGGGCCGGAGGGGCCGGAGGGGCCGGAAGGCGCGACCGGGTGA
- a CDS encoding NADP-dependent oxidoreductase — MSALPASGREWHLVSRPNGWPAPDDFALREAPVAAPGEGRVLVRNLHFSVDPYMRGRMNDVKSYVPPFQLDQPMEGGAVGEVIASNAEGFAVGDHVLHGLGWREYAEVEAKRAARIDASLAPLTAYLGVLGMTGLTAYAGLLETASFKEGDAVFVSGAAGAVGSQVGQIARLKGASRVIGSAGSDEKVKRLVEEYGFDAAFNYKNGPVAQQLKAAAPDGIDVYFDNVGGEHLEAAISSLNVHGRVTICGMIAQYNDTEPAPGPRNLALVIGKRLRLQGMLVGDHAALQPRFVEEVSGWLRSGALKYDETIVEGMENGVDAFLGLLRGDNTGKMIVSLTR, encoded by the coding sequence ATGTCCGCACTCCCCGCGTCCGGCCGTGAATGGCACCTCGTATCCCGGCCGAACGGCTGGCCCGCCCCGGACGACTTCGCGCTCCGCGAGGCGCCGGTCGCCGCACCCGGCGAGGGCCGCGTCCTCGTCCGGAACCTCCACTTCTCGGTGGACCCGTACATGCGCGGCCGGATGAACGACGTGAAGTCGTACGTCCCGCCGTTCCAGCTCGACCAGCCCATGGAGGGCGGCGCGGTCGGCGAGGTCATAGCCTCCAACGCCGAGGGCTTCGCCGTCGGCGACCATGTGCTGCACGGCCTGGGCTGGCGGGAGTACGCCGAGGTCGAGGCGAAGCGCGCCGCCAGGATCGACGCCTCCCTCGCCCCGCTCACGGCCTACCTGGGCGTGCTCGGCATGACGGGCCTCACCGCGTACGCGGGCCTGCTGGAGACCGCCTCCTTCAAGGAGGGCGACGCCGTGTTCGTCTCCGGCGCCGCCGGGGCCGTCGGCAGCCAGGTCGGCCAGATCGCCCGCCTCAAGGGCGCCTCCCGCGTGATCGGCTCAGCCGGTTCCGACGAGAAGGTCAAGCGCCTCGTGGAGGAGTACGGCTTCGACGCCGCCTTCAACTACAAGAACGGCCCCGTGGCCCAGCAGCTGAAGGCCGCCGCCCCCGACGGCATCGACGTCTACTTCGACAATGTCGGCGGCGAGCACCTGGAGGCCGCGATCTCCTCGCTCAACGTCCACGGCCGCGTCACCATCTGCGGCATGATCGCGCAGTACAACGACACGGAGCCCGCCCCGGGACCGCGCAACCTGGCGCTGGTCATCGGCAAGCGGCTGCGCCTCCAGGGCATGCTCGTCGGCGACCACGCCGCCCTCCAGCCGCGCTTCGTCGAGGAGGTGTCCGGCTGGCTGCGCTCGGGCGCCCTGAAGTACGACGAGACGATCGTCGAGGGCATGGAGAACGGCGTGGACGCGTTCCTCGGCCTGCTGCGCGGTGACAACACCGGCAAGATGATCGTTTCGCTGACCCGCTAG
- a CDS encoding MarR family winged helix-turn-helix transcriptional regulator yields MASTRTDPLTLEVVELIGTVVARYHEEYEQAAAQHSLTGAQARVLSLLALEPLPMRRIAVSLRCEPSNVTGIVDRLEARGLVERRPDPADRRVKLAAPTEEGRATARRLRDALDFAREPLAGLSVAERALLRDLLRRMLGEAAPL; encoded by the coding sequence ATGGCCAGCACACGCACAGACCCGCTCACCCTCGAGGTCGTGGAGCTCATCGGCACGGTCGTCGCCCGCTACCACGAGGAGTACGAGCAAGCCGCGGCGCAGCACTCGCTGACCGGCGCGCAGGCGCGGGTTCTGAGCCTGCTAGCCCTGGAGCCGCTGCCCATGCGGCGCATCGCCGTGTCGCTGCGGTGCGAGCCGTCCAACGTGACCGGCATCGTGGACCGCCTGGAGGCGCGCGGCCTGGTCGAGCGGCGCCCCGACCCCGCCGACCGCCGCGTCAAGCTGGCCGCCCCGACCGAGGAGGGCCGGGCCACCGCGCGCCGCCTGCGGGACGCCCTGGACTTCGCGCGCGAGCCGCTGGCCGGGCTCTCCGTGGCGGAACGGGCCCTGCTGCGGGACCTCCTGCGCCGCATGCTGGGCGAGGCCGCGCCGCTGTGA
- the istB gene encoding IS21-like element helper ATPase IstB gives MQEMPVSRLDPPSSPHVAAAPAAPVTPSAASAPAGASPMTTLGYALFATRWLQAPLYFGLVAAQGVYVYKFFSELWKLVEHVISGQVDETHVMLAVLKLVDVVMIANLLIMVIVGGYETFVSRIGLQGHRDQPEWLSHVNSNVLKVKLATAIVGISSVHLLQMFVDVHHTPEHDLMWGTVIHMAFIASALILAYMSGPMNAHEHGSRATHEHGSMGAHGKGGGPAASQPGAAAGSRTEGAGDGWGDGDGSRRGDSWGRSGSQGRGDKWGHGDSQCRGDERARGGSRGDGDDWGSGGTAGEAAATLVLPRQAGSERAVAGTEARIAAAGFPARKELEAFDATHLRAPDPLVLDRLGRLDFVARRENVVFLGGPGTGKTHLAVALGVRACEAGKRVLFAPAPEWGARLRRAKASGRLADELAALDAYALLVVDELGYVPFDPESANLFFQLVAHRYERASMVVTSDRPFGRWGEVFGDAGIASATVDRLVHHAEVVTLEGDSYRTRGLAGATAGGWPGLDG, from the coding sequence ATGCAGGAGATGCCGGTGTCCCGCCTCGATCCGCCGTCCTCGCCCCACGTGGCCGCCGCCCCCGCCGCCCCCGTCACTCCCTCCGCCGCCTCGGCCCCGGCCGGGGCGTCGCCGATGACGACGCTCGGGTACGCGCTGTTCGCCACCCGCTGGCTCCAGGCCCCGCTGTACTTCGGCCTGGTGGCCGCGCAGGGCGTGTACGTCTACAAGTTCTTCAGCGAGCTGTGGAAGCTGGTCGAGCACGTCATCAGCGGCCAGGTGGACGAGACCCACGTCATGCTGGCGGTGCTCAAGCTGGTGGACGTGGTGATGATCGCCAATCTGCTGATCATGGTGATCGTCGGCGGCTACGAGACGTTCGTGTCGCGCATCGGGCTCCAGGGCCACCGCGACCAGCCGGAGTGGCTGTCGCACGTCAACTCCAACGTCCTGAAGGTGAAGCTGGCGACGGCCATCGTCGGCATCTCGTCGGTGCACCTGCTCCAGATGTTCGTGGACGTGCATCACACACCGGAGCACGACCTGATGTGGGGCACGGTCATCCATATGGCGTTCATCGCCTCGGCGCTGATCCTGGCGTACATGTCCGGCCCGATGAACGCCCACGAGCACGGCTCCAGGGCCACCCACGAGCACGGCTCCATGGGCGCCCACGGGAAGGGTGGCGGCCCGGCCGCCTCCCAGCCGGGGGCGGCGGCGGGTTCCCGCACCGAAGGGGCCGGTGACGGCTGGGGCGACGGTGACGGCTCACGCCGCGGTGACAGCTGGGGCCGCAGTGGCAGCCAGGGCCGTGGCGACAAGTGGGGCCACGGTGACAGCCAGTGCCGTGGCGACGAGCGGGCCCGTGGTGGCAGCCGGGGCGATGGTGACGACTGGGGGAGCGGTGGCACGGCGGGGGAGGCGGCCGCGACGCTGGTCCTGCCCCGGCAGGCCGGATCCGAGCGGGCCGTGGCCGGGACGGAGGCGCGGATCGCGGCGGCCGGGTTCCCCGCGCGCAAGGAACTGGAGGCGTTCGACGCCACGCATCTGCGCGCCCCCGACCCTCTGGTCCTCGACCGGCTCGGCCGCCTCGACTTCGTGGCCCGCCGCGAGAACGTCGTGTTCCTCGGCGGCCCCGGCACCGGCAAGACGCACCTGGCGGTCGCCCTCGGCGTACGGGCCTGCGAGGCCGGCAAGCGGGTCCTGTTCGCCCCCGCCCCCGAGTGGGGAGCCCGGCTGCGCCGCGCCAAGGCGTCCGGCCGCCTCGCCGACGAGCTGGCCGCGCTCGACGCGTACGCGCTGCTGGTCGTGGACGAGCTGGGGTATGTGCCGTTCGACCCGGAGTCCGCGAACCTCTTCTTCCAGCTCGTCGCGCACCGCTACGAGCGGGCGTCGATGGTCGTCACCAGCGACCGGCCGTTCGGGCGCTGGGGCGAGGTGTTCGGCGACGCCGGGATCGCGTCCGCGACGGTGGACCGGCTCGTCCACCACGCCGAGGTGGTCACGCTGGAGGGCGACAGCTACCGCACGCGCGGACTGGCGGGCGCGACGGCCGGAGGGTGGCCCGGGCTCGACGGATGA